In Devosia sp. XK-2, one DNA window encodes the following:
- a CDS encoding metalloregulator ArsR/SmtB family transcription factor, which yields MHAFDVLGDPVRRRILELLAEKEHASGEVVAVIVPEFGISQAGVSQHLKVLRENGFAQVRVEGTRRVYQLDTTPLRGVDDWLERFRVFWPVRMEALATEIARGKKQRGKRD from the coding sequence ATGCACGCTTTTGACGTTCTTGGCGACCCGGTGCGCCGCCGCATCCTCGAACTGCTTGCTGAAAAAGAGCACGCGTCAGGGGAGGTCGTTGCGGTGATCGTGCCTGAGTTCGGCATTTCCCAGGCGGGGGTCAGCCAACACCTCAAGGTCCTGCGCGAGAACGGTTTCGCGCAGGTCCGTGTCGAAGGTACCCGCCGCGTCTATCAGCTCGACACGACCCCGTTGCGGGGCGTCGATGACTGGCTGGAGCGATTTCGCGTATTTTGGCCGGTCCGCATGGAAGCTCTGGCCACCGAGATTGCGCGGGGCAAGAAACAGCGCGGCAAACGCGACTAG
- a CDS encoding outer-membrane lipoprotein carrier protein LolA: MIRRTALMFGFAAALAPLLPALAQSRALTPEEQQLINEINAHNTAIRTMVGRFLQIDTNGGRQEGTFFLERPNKVAFRYAPPSREEIVSIGRGFYVVDRREETYYAYPQDSIPLRQFLGDQINLLNANVIDVTNTDGYLSITVIDNTVAGTVQVSLIFDTETKDLAQWTLVEPSGSELTFSLYDVQKGVEIPNHFFTFPSTYRGKEPGT; the protein is encoded by the coding sequence ATGATTCGCCGTACCGCCCTGATGTTCGGATTTGCTGCGGCACTTGCGCCTCTACTGCCGGCGCTCGCACAGAGCCGGGCGCTGACGCCCGAAGAGCAGCAATTGATCAATGAGATCAATGCCCACAATACGGCAATCCGCACCATGGTGGGCCGGTTCCTGCAGATCGACACCAATGGCGGCCGTCAGGAAGGCACTTTCTTTCTCGAGCGGCCAAACAAGGTCGCCTTCCGCTATGCGCCCCCCAGCCGCGAGGAGATCGTCTCGATCGGGCGCGGCTTTTACGTCGTGGACCGGCGCGAAGAGACCTATTACGCCTATCCTCAGGACTCGATCCCGCTCCGCCAGTTCCTGGGCGACCAGATCAACCTGCTCAATGCCAATGTTATCGACGTTACCAATACCGATGGCTATCTCTCGATCACCGTCATCGACAATACGGTGGCCGGCACCGTGCAGGTCTCGCTGATCTTTGACACCGAAACCAAGGATCTGGCGCAATGGACGCTGGTCGAGCCCTCAGGCTCCGAGCTGACCTTCTCGCTTTACGATGTGCAGAAGGGCGTTGAAATTCCCAACCACTTCTTCACCTTCCCCTCGACCTATCGCGGCAAGGAGCCGGGGACCTGA
- a CDS encoding undecaprenyl-diphosphate phosphatase produces MNADQGLFVPLILGILEGLTEFLPVSSTGHLLLADHFFGLSQPKTFIVLIQLGAILAVITVYFAKLGMLIRDALTGKAYAWQFALAVVLACLPAVIAGVLLRDFIQGDLWESAMLICITLLVGGIVLLIVDRLKLEPKYDDIYRFPWHLALIIGLFQMLSLVPGVSRSGSTVVGGMLFGASKRAAAEFTFFIALPIMVGAFGYDLYKSRDLIDTSIALNVAIGFAAAFVAGALVVRYLLNFVSRYGFAPFAWWRIVVGGAGLIALLAFGH; encoded by the coding sequence ATGAACGCCGATCAAGGTCTTTTTGTGCCCCTTATCCTCGGAATCCTGGAAGGGCTCACAGAATTCCTGCCGGTCAGCTCGACCGGCCACCTGTTGCTGGCCGATCATTTCTTCGGCCTGAGCCAGCCCAAGACCTTTATCGTGCTGATCCAGCTCGGTGCCATTCTGGCGGTAATCACGGTCTATTTCGCCAAGCTGGGCATGCTGATCCGCGATGCGCTGACCGGCAAGGCCTATGCCTGGCAGTTCGCGCTTGCCGTGGTGCTGGCCTGCCTGCCCGCGGTGATCGCCGGCGTGCTGCTGCGCGACTTCATCCAGGGCGATTTGTGGGAATCGGCCATGCTGATCTGCATCACGCTGCTGGTCGGCGGCATTGTCCTGCTCATTGTGGACCGCCTCAAGCTTGAGCCCAAATATGACGATATCTACCGTTTCCCCTGGCATCTGGCGCTGATCATCGGCCTGTTTCAGATGTTGAGCCTGGTGCCGGGTGTCTCGCGCTCCGGCTCGACCGTGGTGGGGGGCATGCTGTTCGGCGCCAGCAAGCGGGCGGCGGCCGAATTCACCTTCTTTATCGCCCTGCCGATCATGGTGGGCGCCTTTGGCTATGATCTCTATAAAAGCCGCGATCTGATCGACACCAGCATCGCGCTCAATGTGGCCATCGGCTTTGCGGCGGCCTTTGTGGCGGGCGCATTGGTGGTGCGCTATCTCCTGAATTTCGTCAGCCGCTACGGCTTTGCCCCCTTTGCCTGGTGGCGCATTGTGGTGGGCGGCGCGGGCCTTATTGCCTTGCTGGCTTTTGGCCATTGA
- a CDS encoding glutathione S-transferase family protein, with translation MPSLVHYPLDPASRLIRLMCAEYGVPLDLEETKPWLREEALLAINPAATLPILFTEADQPIVGILATIHAVEDFYTPDAVGGLFPTDPLDRAEMWRLAEWALVKLNDEVTRYLLEEKIAKRDQRGATPEPSVLRAAKANLTEHLLYFNWLLASRNWVAGDTMTLADFALAAHFSTLDYMGDIDWSKVPGETRDWYSRIKSRPAFRTLLNDRVVAMPPSKGYADLDF, from the coding sequence ATGCCCAGCCTTGTGCATTACCCGCTTGATCCTGCTTCCCGCCTCATCCGGCTGATGTGCGCCGAATATGGCGTGCCGCTGGATCTGGAGGAGACCAAGCCCTGGCTGCGCGAAGAGGCTCTGTTGGCCATCAATCCGGCCGCGACCCTGCCCATTCTGTTCACCGAAGCGGATCAGCCCATCGTTGGCATATTGGCCACCATCCATGCGGTTGAGGATTTCTATACCCCCGACGCAGTGGGCGGCCTGTTCCCCACCGATCCCCTGGACCGGGCCGAGATGTGGCGCCTGGCCGAATGGGCCCTGGTCAAGCTCAATGACGAGGTGACGCGCTATCTGCTCGAGGAGAAGATCGCCAAGCGCGACCAGCGCGGCGCCACGCCCGAACCCTCGGTCCTGCGGGCCGCCAAGGCCAATCTCACCGAGCATCTGCTCTATTTCAACTGGCTGCTGGCCAGCCGCAACTGGGTGGCAGGCGACACCATGACCCTTGCCGATTTTGCCCTGGCCGCGCACTTTTCCACGCTCGACTATATGGGCGATATCGACTGGTCCAAAGTGCCGGGCGAAACCCGGGACTGGTATTCCCGCATCAAGTCGCGACCGGCCTTCCGCACCCTGCTCAATGACCGTGTCGTGGCCATGCCGCCCTCCAAGGGCTATGCGGATCTGGACTTTTAG
- the queG gene encoding tRNA epoxyqueuosine(34) reductase QueG, which translates to MAQAGTEKLVSELRARALGLGFDAFGIARADARPDLPEKLHHALAEGWHADMDWMAETEERRGDPRRLWSDARSVILLGVNYGPEIDPMDLLAEKSVGNISAYARNRDYHDIIKGRLKELAGLLARRAGVDVKVFVDTAPLMEKPLAEAAGLGWQGKHSVLVSRQFGSWLFLGAILTDLDLPPDQPHAESCGSCTKCLDVCPTNAFPAPFRLDARKCLAYYSVEHKGPIPREFRRPMGNRIYGCDDCLAVCPWNKFASISREAKLRSRPEFERPPLAALAQLDDAQFRALFAGSPVKRIGHARFLRNALICIGNSDDRDLLPLVEARLGDPSPLVRGAAIWALRRLDAERAESLRLDRLAQESDSDVRTEWEGAV; encoded by the coding sequence ATGGCCCAAGCCGGCACCGAAAAACTCGTCTCCGAACTCAGGGCCCGTGCCCTGGGGTTGGGCTTTGATGCCTTTGGCATTGCCCGCGCCGATGCCCGGCCCGACCTGCCCGAAAAACTGCACCACGCCCTGGCCGAAGGCTGGCACGCCGATATGGATTGGATGGCCGAAACCGAAGAGCGTCGGGGCGATCCGCGCCGGCTGTGGTCCGATGCGCGCTCGGTCATCTTGCTCGGTGTCAATTACGGCCCCGAGATCGACCCCATGGACCTCCTTGCCGAAAAGAGCGTCGGCAATATTTCCGCCTATGCCCGCAATCGCGATTATCACGACATCATCAAGGGGCGCTTGAAAGAGCTGGCGGGGCTTCTTGCCCGGCGCGCCGGCGTCGATGTGAAGGTCTTTGTCGATACCGCGCCCCTGATGGAAAAGCCGCTGGCCGAGGCGGCGGGGCTTGGCTGGCAGGGCAAGCATTCGGTACTGGTCAGCCGCCAATTCGGATCCTGGCTGTTTCTGGGCGCCATCCTCACCGATCTCGACCTGCCCCCGGACCAGCCGCATGCCGAAAGCTGCGGCTCCTGCACCAAATGCCTCGATGTCTGCCCCACCAACGCCTTTCCCGCGCCATTCCGCCTCGATGCACGAAAATGCCTCGCCTATTACTCGGTCGAGCATAAGGGCCCCATTCCGCGCGAATTCCGCCGCCCCATGGGCAATCGTATCTATGGTTGCGACGATTGCCTGGCCGTCTGCCCCTGGAATAAATTTGCCTCGATCAGCCGTGAGGCCAAGCTCAGGAGCCGCCCTGAATTTGAACGCCCGCCACTGGCCGCGCTGGCGCAACTGGACGATGCGCAGTTCCGCGCCCTGTTTGCCGGCTCCCCGGTCAAGCGCATTGGGCATGCGCGGTTTTTGCGCAATGCGCTGATTTGCATCGGTAATTCGGACGACCGGGATTTGCTGCCTCTCGTGGAGGCCAGGCTGGGTGACCCATCGCCTCTGGTGCGCGGCGCTGCGATATGGGCCTTGCGGCGGCTCGATGCGGAACGGGCCGAGAGCTTGCGGCTGGACAGGCTGGCGCAGGAAAGCGATAGCGATGTCCGGACGGAATGGGAGGGCGCGGTCTGA